The sequence below is a genomic window from Nostoc flagelliforme CCNUN1.
AATCCGGGCAAAAACCCCGTCAATCGCATCTTGAATGCCTCGTTGGATATTCCGCACTTGTTCTACAAATTGATCCCTCACGGATACAATGTTATCGGCAATCCGCGCCGCTTCTTCCTCGGAAATATCTTCCCGAATTTTCAGCAGGGCAATGATGGTAGAACGGTCAAAATGGGAAAGGCGATCGCTAAAACTTTCTACCCCAACTCGCGGATCGTGCAACAGTAGTTGTAAGTCGCGTTTAATACCTTCAGGATTAAGTTCTTCCTTGCCAGTTTGACGCAGATACTCTTCTACATAAGTTTTAAATGTTGCCGCTCTTTGCTGTGTGCGGGTAGCTAAACGACGAGGCGCACGCACAAAGTTGCGAATCGAAGTTTGCGTGGAATCAATGATTTCATTGACTTGTTCTTCACTCAAGTCTTTACGTTGACTGAGTAACTTCACCAGTGTATCCCGGTCTACCTGCGACAACCGACGGCGCAGTGCTACGGCTCCCTCTTTGGGATTTTCAAACAATCTGGTTAAATCTCGCTGGATACCTTCTGGGTTCAATTCTTGTTTACCAGTGTTCCGCAGATAATCTGCGATCGTATTGGTAACAGAGTCGTATTGCTCTTTGGCTTTATCCACTACAGCTTGGGGTGTGTGGCGAATGTTATGCCACGACTCCTCAGCAGTATTGATGATTTGATTAACTTGATCTTCACTCAAATCTTGCCGTTGACTCAACAATTGCACCAAGGTATCACGGTCAAAGCGAGACAACCGCGCCCGAATTGAGCTAATTCCAGCTTGGGGATCTTCTAGTAATCTTTTGAATTCTGTGCGGATGGCATCAGGATTCAGTTCTGATTTTCCTGTATTACGCAGATATGATTCTACATTCAGCCACAGGGTTTCTGCTTGATATTGCGCCTGTTCTGCTATCCCTTTGGATTCTACCAAGACGCGATCGCGTTGTTTTTCCAATTCGTCGAGAATGCTGTCCACTTCATATAGCTGGACATCATTACGTTGCAGCAATATCGACCGAATTTCCTGACGATCAAGGTGGGCTAGTCGCAATGTCAGGGTTTCATAATCTGCATCTGGGTCTTGCACCAGTGGTTTGAAATTCTGCTCAATACCTTCTGCTGTCAAATCGGCTTTCGGAGTAACCAGCAGATAACTTTCCACTGCCCGTTGCAAGTCTTGGACTATCTCTCTTTCTTCAATACCTGTAACTATCACTAGCACGTCTTTACGGACAGTTTCTAACTGATCTGCAATACGCTGAATTTGGGCTTGGGTAAGGAGTCCTCGTTGTTGCAAGATATTGACAAAATCGTTGCGGGATAGTCGTTCTAGTTCCCTGCGGACTATTCCAGGGTCAGCTGCTGGGTCATAGAGGACATCACGAAATTCCTGGGCGATTCTTTCTGGACTTAGTTGCCAAGCATAAGTGTTGTACAGGTAGTTTTCCACATCAGCCCGAATTGGGCTATAAGGTTCTGATGGTGTTGGCAAACCTAGCTTATCTGCTTGTTGTGTAACTTTATCTTTGGCAGTGGTGAGGCTACGCAAGATTTTTTCCACATCCAAATCAGGCAAATCTGACCGTCCCAGCACAGTGGCGGTTAAGGCGGATAGTGCTTGCTGGATTGTACTTTGCACTGGGCCAGGGGCTGCCTTTTGGTTTTGGTCAGCTTCTTTGGAACCACCCTGTTCTGCTAATAACCGATCCAGTTTGGCGTTGAGTTCATCTGTTTTGTTTTGTCCTGCTGGAAGTGATTTCAGATAATCCATCAACTCACCCAGGCGGTCTTGGGTGGGTGATTGCTGGCTCACTACCTGTTGCCAAACTTTATACAACGTATCAGCAATCCGGCTAACATCTTTTTTGGAAAGGTCGGTGCGACTGCTGACTAACTCGATAAATTTTTGGCGGTCGATGTTGCGAATATCTGGAGTCCCTGCGATCGCTTTTAATTGCGGATCATTGAGTAAATTTTCAAAGTCACTCCGAATCTTTGACAAATCTAGCTCTGGAGGACGCAGCCTGTCTAAGTAATCTTCTATATTTTCGCGGATACTTCCAGGGTCGATAGCGCTTCCTAGTTCCCGGCGGACGGCGGCGGCGGCGGCTTCAGCTGTTGCCACAACTTGGTTATTCACAGCCTTTGCGCCTAGCGCGGCGGTGGCTGTGCCCATAATCGCCTGAAAACCGGAAGTTGCCGTATTGACGACTGAACCAATTAAGGAACCTACGGTGGTGGAACTTACCCAGACTAGGAGTAAAAAGTAAGCACCCCAAATCACCAAGCCGAGAATCGCTCCCAATCCTGGGCTAAAGATTTCCTGGCTCAATTTCACTGCCAGAAAAGAAGCGATTAATAAGGCGATCGTCACAGTGACTAATGTCCAAAGCCCCACTGCGGTGCCAATTTTGCGAATGTTACCGCCCAAACTTTCCGCTTCCCCACTATCTGAATCTGAGTCAGATGAGTGCCCCAGGTAGGAAATACCGGCTGCAAGGGAAAGATTAGTTAGAACTAATTGGAAAGCAAAGGCTAAGATCACGCCGGAGATTAAAGCTACAAAAAAGTGCGGCCCGGAAATGAGAGCCGATGCCTCTGCTGGCGTGACGTTTGAGGTATCTGGAATCTGTGCCACCCACAATAGTGGTTTGTACAGTCCCAGCATAATTTCCGTACTTTGGAACATTGTATTTCCTTCTTCTAAGGTTTAAATTTGGGGAATTAAGATTTTCTTGAGAAGCAACTCTTAGTATTTATGTATGTTTGTACCTATGGCAATACCTAACTCATTAGCTCAGAATCCTGGAATTTGGCTATTTAAAGCATCTCTCTAAAGATTGAAAAGTGTATCCAGCGAAAGATATAACTTTTATTATCTCTTGGTGAGAATCTTAATCAAATTACCACCTGCTCTTAATTATGTATAGCTAATTTTTACTTTTTAATGGGTTATTTGTAGCGATTGATTCTATTTTAATTAGAGTTTTTTTATAAGGTCTTTACATTTTGTTACATATTTGTTTTTGGTCACCCTCTCAAGGTGGATTTGTCAAAAAAATACGTTTCTGATAATCGTCCAGAAGAAGTGCCTGCGGTTTGTACCCAGAGACAGAAATAAGTCTAGTAATAAACAGCTACATTAAAGTTAACAAATGAATCGTTGAGGATAAATAAATGGCAACTCGCTCTTTCTTCTAGAGATTTGCCACTATTTCCAACAGAATGGAATCGCAAATATAGCAATGAAATTCTGTTTGGCTAGACTCCTCAAGCCGAAATTCGGAACGGTCATTTTGCAATAATTGGCTTTATTGCCTATTTATTTTGGTATTTAGCAAGCTATAGCGTTGTTCGTGACGTTTTGCGCTTAGTTAGTTACTAGAACATCACTTGAAACATTACTAGATATCGGAGAAAAAAAATGGCAACTCAAGAAACTCGCCCTTCTACTGATTTACCACCTGTTGCGGCAGAATACAACGGCATAGATCGCAATGAATTTTTATTTGGCTGGACACCTCAAGCCGAAATTTGGAATGGTCGCTTTGCAGCAATTGGTTTTCTAGCTTATTTATTGTGGGATTTAGCAGGCTATAGCGTTGTTCGTGACGTTTTACGCATAGTTGGCTACTAGAACTTAAACACCGCAAACATTACTAGATATCGGAGAAAAAAAATGGCAACTCAAGAGACTCGTCCATCTACAGATTTACCACCTGTTGCAACAGAATACAACGGTCGCGATCGCAATGAATTTCTGTTTGGCTGGACACCTCAAGCCGAAATTTGGAATGGTCGCTTTGCAGCAATTGGCTTTCTAGCCTATTTATTGTGGGATTTAGCAGGCTATAGCGTTGTTCGTGACGTTTTACGCATAGTTGGCTACTAGAACCTAAACACTTGAAAAATTACTAGATATTGGAGAAAAAAAATGGCAACTCAAGGAACTCGTCCATCTACAGATTTACCACCTGTTGCAACAGAATACAACGGTCGCGATCGCAATGAATTTCTGTTTGGCTGGACACCTCAAGCCGAAATTTGGAATGGTCGTTTTGCAGCAATTGGTTTTCTAGCCTATTTACTTTGGGATTTAGCAGGCTATAGCGTTGTTCGTGACGTTTTACGCATAGTTGGCTACTAGAACTTAAACACCGGAAACATTACTTGATATTGGAGAAAAAAAATGGCAACTCAAGGAACTCGTCCATCTACAGATTTACCACCTGTTGCAACAGAATACAACGGTCGCGATCGCAATGAATTTTTGTTTGGCTGGACACCTCAAGCCGAAATTTGGAATGGTCGCTTGGCAGCAATTGGATTCCTTGCATATTTACTTTGGGATTTAGCTGGCTATAGCGTCTTACGCGATGTTTTACACCTAATCGGATATTAGGAATAGCTCAGGATTGATAAATCTTTGAGTATAAATAACGACATTACTCAGAAACCCGGCTTCTCACCAAAAGTCGGGGATTTATCTCCTGAGCATTTTATATTTAATTAGGTTTATTTAAAGCAAAAAGCGAACTAACACGTACAAAGCCGAACCTACTAGTTGCAATACCATTACTGGAATACCGTAATGGAGAAAAGTTTTAAACGAAATACGCCGTCCATGCTGCTCATAAATATCGGCGGCTACAATGTTAGATGATGCTCCTACTAGTGTGGCATTACCTCCCAAAGTTGCACCAAACATCATCGCATAAAATAGTGGTAATACTTCTGGCGGAAACTGTCCTTGAAAGTCTTGTGCTAAAACTTCAGAAGGTGCTAATCCGACAGTAACAATGTATTGTTTGAGTAAGGGCACCATCCCCACCACTAAAGGAATATTAGGCACTACGCTAGATAATATACCCACAGAAAATAATAAAACTAGGGAACCCAAGATAATATTTTTTCCTAAAATTGCTGCTAATACTGCTGATAAACTATTAATTACACCTGTTTTTTCCAGCCCTCCAATTAGCACAAAAATACTCATAAAAAATATTAATGTACTCCAGTCTACATCCCGCAAAATGTTGTTAACTGAATCTATTTTGCTATGGTGAGATAAAAGTAAAGCTAAAGCTGCTCCTAACAAAGCTGCCGCAGCAGGCGAGATGGGAACTGGTAGAGATTCTCCGATAACAAAAAATAGCAGGACGAAAAATACAATAACTGCACTGCCAGTTTTCCACACCCTACCTCTCGAAGTTTAATTGGTTGCATATTAGCGAAAAAAGCCACCTAGTTATAGGTGACTTATCTATGATTACAATTAGATAAAAATTACTGAAAGTCTTAACAGTGATTATTCATCAATACAACTGGGAATACCCAGAACAGCGCAGGGGAAATTAGAACCTAGTGCCTCAATCATTGGATGATTGACAGAGTTGCAACCGAGGAATAGGATATCGGCAGCTTCTGATTCAACAACTTTCTTAAGTTCTGTAGAAATGCAGCCAAACCGTAAATGAGATTTGAAGCAACCCTGCCATTCTTCAGCCAGACTTCGGGCTTGCCAGAGAATTATATCTGCTTGTTGCAGGGGAGTTACCACTGTCTGCAATTGGGGTTGAGTTAATACCTGTGTGGCAGACTTTGATATTTCACAGATTTGATACTCAAATGGAGCCTGTTGTATTGGTAAGCTTAAGACATTTGGATACTGACTTTTTGAATTGTCTTCTAGCACATAAACGGCTTGAACTGTGACTTCTGCATTGGTGGCTAAACGCGTTTGATGGGCAATCCAAAAGGCAATATCTAGCGCCGTATGACTGTTAGGAGATGCGTCATAAGCAACAATTAAATTAACTGCTTTTACTTGTTGAGGTTTTTTAGAAAAAGGTTTTTTTGGTTCTGGCAACAGTACCATTTGTTCAATTAAGTCATCTCGTCCTGTGGCACTTTGCAGACGTGCTAACATTGGCTTAATTTGCACAGCTTTACTTCTCCCAATGAAATGAATTAACAATGAGAAGCAGGGCGATCAATTTAAGATTTTAGACTTCGGCTACGCTCAGTCAAACGATTTTGGATTTTAGATTGAGTAACGATAACCAAAATTTCAAATCTTAAATTAGTCAAGGAAACCCCAATAATAACTGTATTACAGCCAAAGTCTTGGGGGTTCCTTCCATTGCCTACGGAGTTAGCTGACGGGCTAAGACTGGAAGGTGTCTCTCGTAAGATTAGCCCCAAACATTGGTTCCTCCGTTCCAAATTCAGCTTTCATGAATTTGAATTAGGCTACCCACTAAAAAAAATGATAATCTAATTTACTCGTCTTGGGCAAAATATCGA
It includes:
- a CDS encoding high light inducible protein, producing the protein MATQGTRPSTDLPPVATEYNGRDRNEFLFGWTPQAEIWNGRLAAIGFLAYLLWDLAGYSVLRDVLHLIGY
- a CDS encoding high light inducible protein, coding for MATQETRPSTDLPPVAAEYNGIDRNEFLFGWTPQAEIWNGRFAAIGFLAYLLWDLAGYSVVRDVLRIVGY
- a CDS encoding high light inducible protein; the protein is MATQGTRPSTDLPPVATEYNGRDRNEFLFGWTPQAEIWNGRFAAIGFLAYLLWDLAGYSVVRDVLRIVGY
- a CDS encoding high light inducible protein, which codes for MATQETRPSTDLPPVATEYNGRDRNEFLFGWTPQAEIWNGRFAAIGFLAYLLWDLAGYSVVRDVLRIVGY
- a CDS encoding universal stress protein, giving the protein MLARLQSATGRDDLIEQMVLLPEPKKPFSKKPQQVKAVNLIVAYDASPNSHTALDIAFWIAHQTRLATNAEVTVQAVYVLEDNSKSQYPNVLSLPIQQAPFEYQICEISKSATQVLTQPQLQTVVTPLQQADIILWQARSLAEEWQGCFKSHLRFGCISTELKKVVESEAADILFLGCNSVNHPMIEALGSNFPCAVLGIPSCIDE